In Gemmata obscuriglobus, a single genomic region encodes these proteins:
- a CDS encoding IS3 family transposase (programmed frameshift): MAALKGDKTINELASQHGVHPTLIHGWKKQLLTGAEAVFASGAKGTGPPEDKTTELYEQIGRLKVELDWVKKKSRPPSAEAKRARIEAEHPELSVRRQCELIGLNRSTVYYEPTPESAENLTLMRLIDEQYTTCPFYGSRRLAAWLGTQGHEVNRKRVQRLLRIMGLEALYPKPKLSVGSGHKVYPYLLRGVAIDRVHQVWSTDITYIPMPTGFMYLAATMDWFSRYVVAWRLSNTLDGSFCQDMLEEALGRGKPEVFNTDQGVQFTAAAWVGRLERAGVAVSMDGRGRCLDNVFVERLWRSVKYEDVYLKGYESVPALESGLRAYFGFYNTERLHQSLDYRTPAQVYGVGATKAPTKQ, translated from the exons CTGGCGGCCCTCAAGGGCGACAAGACCATCAACGAACTGGCGAGTCAGCACGGCGTCCACCCGACCCTGATTCATGGGTGGAAGAAGCAGTTGCTCACCGGGGCCGAGGCCGTGTTCGCCTCGGGGGCGAAGGGCACCGGCCCCCCGGAAGACAAGACGACCGAGTTGTACGAGCAGATCGGCCGCCTCAAGGTGGAACTCGACTGGGTGAAAAAAAAATC TCGGCCGCCCTCGGCTGAGGCCAAGCGTGCCCGGATCGAGGCCGAGCACCCGGAGCTGAGCGTCCGGCGCCAGTGCGAGCTGATCGGATTGAACCGCTCGACGGTGTACTACGAGCCGACCCCGGAGAGCGCGGAGAACCTGACGCTGATGCGGTTGATCGACGAGCAGTACACGACGTGCCCGTTCTACGGGAGCCGGCGCCTGGCCGCGTGGCTGGGCACCCAGGGCCACGAGGTGAACCGCAAGCGGGTGCAGCGGCTGTTGCGGATCATGGGGTTGGAGGCCCTGTACCCCAAGCCCAAGCTGTCGGTCGGGTCCGGGCACAAGGTGTACCCGTACCTGTTGCGGGGCGTGGCCATCGACCGGGTCCATCAGGTGTGGAGCACGGACATCACGTACATCCCGATGCCCACCGGGTTCATGTACCTGGCCGCAACGATGGACTGGTTCAGCCGGTACGTGGTGGCCTGGCGACTGTCCAACACGTTGGACGGGTCATTCTGCCAGGACATGCTGGAGGAGGCCTTGGGCCGGGGCAAGCCGGAGGTGTTCAACACGGACCAGGGAGTCCAGTTCACGGCCGCCGCGTGGGTCGGGCGATTGGAGCGGGCCGGGGTCGCGGTGAGCATGGACGGGCGGGGCCGGTGCCTGGACAACGTGTTCGTGGAGCGCCTGTGGCGGAGCGTCAAGTACGAGGACGTGTACCTCAAGGGTTACGAGTCGGTGCCGGCCCTGGAGAGTGGGCTCCGGGCGTACTTCGGGTTCTACAACACCGAGCGGTTACACCAGTCCCTGGACTACCGCACCCCGGCTCAGGTGTATGGCGTCGGAGCCACGAAGGCCCCGACGAAACAGTAG
- a CDS encoding prolyl oligopeptidase family serine peptidase yields MGSTVVYVVDPKTGARTKAVEKLSSLFFGPATVSPSPTGTHALYYKDGHYHVLDFATAKSVNVTEKVGASFVDADDDHNFDKPSTPAYGWSRDGKFVLLSDGWDIWRVSADGTGGTNLTVNGKTDAIRYRMTLQFEPEPKPGTDLTQPVYTLMYGEWSKKEGLARLDPSKTGVSVLAWSDHGYNPPSKARKADTFVFMRQSTTEGADLYITDGTFKDPKKVTDSNPQQKDYKWSAGAKLIEYKGVGGKRLQGALFLPADYEPGKKYPTIVYIYEKLSQNIHRYQAPGTWGVGSVHASNGYAVLMPDITYKLNDPGVSAVECILPALDAAVATGIVDNDKVALHGHSWGGYQTAFLVTQTNRFKCAIAGAALTDLVSMYSSVYWNAGMANQPIFESSQGRFTGGYWEQQDAYIRNSPVYHATKVTTPLLLLHNDKDGAVDFTQGVEYYNTLRRLQKPVVMLQYKGENHGLAKPENRKDYAVRMKEFFDHHLKGCQAPDWWIEGVPHLKMEDHLKSRPKP; encoded by the coding sequence ATGGGGTCCACTGTAGTTTACGTCGTTGACCCGAAGACCGGCGCCCGGACGAAAGCGGTCGAAAAGCTCTCGAGCCTGTTCTTTGGCCCGGCAACCGTAAGCCCGTCGCCGACCGGTACGCACGCCCTTTACTACAAGGACGGCCATTACCACGTCCTCGACTTCGCCACCGCCAAGTCGGTGAACGTGACGGAGAAAGTGGGCGCCTCGTTCGTTGACGCGGACGACGACCACAACTTCGACAAACCCTCGACGCCGGCCTACGGCTGGAGCCGGGACGGAAAGTTCGTGCTCCTCTCCGACGGGTGGGACATCTGGCGGGTCAGCGCGGACGGCACCGGCGGTACAAACCTGACCGTGAACGGGAAAACGGACGCCATCCGTTACCGTATGACGCTTCAGTTCGAGCCGGAGCCCAAACCGGGCACCGACCTCACGCAGCCCGTTTACACCCTTATGTACGGCGAGTGGAGCAAGAAAGAGGGGCTGGCCCGCCTCGACCCGTCGAAGACCGGAGTGAGCGTTCTGGCGTGGTCGGATCACGGGTACAATCCTCCGAGCAAAGCGCGCAAAGCCGACACCTTCGTGTTCATGCGTCAGTCGACGACCGAAGGCGCCGACCTCTACATCACTGATGGCACGTTCAAGGACCCGAAGAAGGTGACCGACAGCAACCCGCAGCAAAAGGACTACAAGTGGTCCGCTGGGGCGAAGTTGATCGAGTACAAGGGCGTGGGCGGCAAGCGCCTACAAGGGGCACTCTTCCTTCCGGCCGACTACGAGCCCGGGAAAAAGTACCCGACGATCGTCTACATCTACGAAAAGCTGTCTCAGAACATCCACCGCTACCAGGCCCCGGGTACGTGGGGCGTCGGTTCGGTACACGCTTCGAACGGGTACGCGGTGCTGATGCCGGACATCACCTACAAGCTGAACGATCCGGGCGTGTCGGCAGTCGAGTGCATTCTGCCGGCGCTCGATGCGGCGGTTGCCACCGGCATCGTGGATAACGACAAAGTCGCGCTGCACGGGCACTCGTGGGGCGGTTACCAGACGGCGTTCCTGGTGACCCAAACGAACCGCTTCAAGTGCGCGATCGCGGGCGCTGCGCTCACCGACCTCGTGAGCATGTACAGCAGCGTTTACTGGAACGCCGGGATGGCGAACCAGCCGATCTTTGAGAGCAGCCAGGGACGGTTCACCGGCGGTTACTGGGAACAACAGGATGCCTACATCCGCAACTCGCCCGTGTACCACGCGACGAAGGTGACCACCCCGCTCCTGCTCCTCCACAACGATAAGGACGGCGCGGTCGATTTCACGCAAGGGGTGGAGTACTACAACACGCTCCGGCGGCTCCAGAAACCGGTCGTGATGTTGCAGTACAAGGGAGAGAACCACGGGCTGGCTAAGCCCGAGAACCGCAAAGACTACGCAGTGCGGATGAAAGAGTTCTTCGACCACCACCTGAAAGGCTGCCAGGCGCCCGACTGGTGGATCGAGGGCGTCCCGCACCTCAAGATGGAAGACCACCTCAAGAGTCGTCCGAAACCTTAA
- the msrA gene encoding peptide-methionine (S)-S-oxide reductase MsrA: MSAQTETAILGGGCFWCLEAVFEQLKGVAKVESGYTGGAAPNPTYEAVCGGKTGHAEVIRVTFDPSVISFRELLEVFFVIHDPTTLNRQGADVGTQYRSAIFYTSEEQRHTTGEVIQELTNAKTFANPIVTKVELAQEFFKAEEYHQGYYRANPDRGYCQMVVSPKVAKARAAFAAKLK, encoded by the coding sequence ATGAGCGCACAAACCGAGACCGCGATCCTCGGGGGCGGCTGTTTCTGGTGCTTGGAAGCCGTGTTCGAGCAACTCAAGGGAGTCGCAAAGGTCGAATCCGGCTACACCGGCGGCGCGGCACCGAACCCCACCTACGAAGCCGTTTGCGGCGGTAAGACCGGTCACGCCGAGGTGATCCGTGTCACCTTCGACCCCTCCGTCATCAGTTTCCGCGAACTGCTGGAGGTGTTCTTTGTGATTCACGACCCCACAACCCTGAACCGGCAGGGCGCGGACGTGGGAACACAGTACCGCTCCGCGATTTTCTACACCTCCGAAGAGCAACGCCACACCACCGGCGAGGTCATTCAGGAACTCACGAACGCAAAGACCTTCGCCAACCCGATCGTCACAAAGGTGGAGCTGGCGCAGGAGTTCTTCAAGGCGGAAGAGTATCACCAGGGCTACTACCGAGCGAACCCCGACCGCGGCTACTGTCAAATGGTAGTTAGCCCCAAGGTCGCAAAAGCCCGCGCCGCGTTCGCAGCCAAACTGAAGTGA
- the fae gene encoding formaldehyde-activating enzyme, producing MAGRIVMRTGEALIEGDKDYLCAEPEIVIGALDGPVGTALATLVGDQVKGHTRVFAILNSDVQVKPATLMVSKVTVNSSRYTGILMGSVQAGIANGVLDAVREGLIPKDQVNDLGIIYSVWLDPSVLNVPPEQVDHAGLFQVNREATVKVIRKALANEPSIDWLLENQDKVTHYFHQLGIEGKI from the coding sequence ATGGCAGGGCGGATCGTGATGCGGACGGGCGAGGCTCTTATCGAAGGGGACAAGGATTACCTGTGCGCAGAGCCCGAGATCGTGATCGGTGCCCTCGACGGCCCGGTCGGGACCGCGTTGGCGACGCTCGTCGGCGATCAGGTGAAGGGTCACACCCGAGTGTTCGCCATCCTGAACAGCGACGTGCAGGTGAAGCCGGCGACCCTGATGGTTAGCAAGGTGACCGTGAACAGCTCCCGGTACACCGGCATTCTGATGGGCAGCGTGCAAGCCGGCATCGCCAACGGGGTGCTCGACGCGGTGCGGGAAGGGCTGATTCCGAAGGACCAGGTGAACGACCTCGGAATCATCTACTCGGTATGGCTCGACCCGAGCGTGCTGAACGTGCCGCCCGAGCAGGTGGACCACGCCGGGCTGTTCCAGGTGAACCGCGAGGCCACAGTGAAGGTGATCCGTAAGGCCCTGGCGAACGAGCCCAGTATCGACTGGCTGCTCGAGAACCAGGACAAGGTCACCCACTACTTCCACCAGCTCGGCATCGAAGGGAAGATCTGA
- a CDS encoding SPFH domain-containing protein produces the protein MGLMDWAKGQLIDIIEWTEPSQNEILAHRFTRHKNEIKNGAKLVVREGQAAGFVKEGQLADVKLPGMYTLDTNNMPILSTILGWKYGFESPFKCEVYFISTRQWTNQKWGTQNPIMYRDPEFGPVRLRAFGNYAFKITDPGTFLKELVSTDPSFELYEISAQFRNVVVSRFIDALGSSRLPMLDLAGNYEKVGRIALERIAPEMAKMGVSLTQFFVENISLPPEVEAALDKRSQMAVLGNLDQYAKFQTAEAIPTAAANPGGLAGLGAGLGAGVAIGNQMGNAFAGAAGAPGVVTPANTTPPAGASGPPPLPTAVAFHAAINGASAGPFDMAALQAHVAAGRITRTSLVWRAGMAGWAAAETVPELAALFAPVPPPLPPM, from the coding sequence ATGGGGCTGATGGACTGGGCTAAAGGCCAACTGATCGACATCATCGAGTGGACCGAGCCGAGCCAGAACGAGATCCTGGCCCACCGGTTCACGCGCCACAAGAACGAGATCAAGAACGGCGCGAAGCTCGTGGTGCGCGAGGGGCAGGCCGCCGGGTTCGTCAAGGAGGGGCAACTCGCGGATGTGAAGCTGCCGGGGATGTACACCCTCGACACCAACAACATGCCCATCCTCTCCACCATCCTCGGGTGGAAGTACGGGTTTGAGTCGCCGTTCAAGTGCGAGGTGTATTTCATCTCCACGCGGCAGTGGACGAACCAGAAGTGGGGCACGCAGAACCCGATCATGTACCGCGACCCGGAGTTCGGGCCGGTGCGCCTGCGAGCGTTCGGGAACTACGCGTTCAAGATCACCGACCCGGGCACCTTTCTCAAGGAACTGGTGAGCACCGACCCGTCGTTCGAGCTGTACGAGATTTCGGCGCAGTTCCGCAACGTGGTGGTGTCGCGCTTCATCGACGCGCTGGGTTCCTCGCGCCTCCCGATGCTCGACCTTGCCGGTAACTACGAAAAGGTCGGTAGAATCGCGCTGGAGCGGATCGCCCCCGAAATGGCGAAGATGGGCGTGTCGCTCACGCAGTTCTTCGTCGAGAACATTTCGCTCCCGCCGGAAGTCGAAGCGGCGCTCGACAAGCGGTCGCAAATGGCGGTGCTCGGGAACCTGGATCAGTACGCCAAGTTCCAGACCGCCGAAGCCATTCCCACCGCCGCCGCCAACCCCGGCGGGCTAGCGGGCCTCGGGGCCGGTCTCGGTGCGGGCGTCGCCATCGGCAACCAGATGGGCAATGCGTTCGCGGGCGCTGCGGGGGCGCCGGGTGTCGTCACGCCGGCAAACACCACACCCCCGGCGGGCGCGAGCGGTCCGCCCCCGCTGCCGACGGCGGTCGCATTCCACGCCGCGATCAACGGCGCCTCCGCAGGGCCATTCGACATGGCGGCGCTCCAAGCGCACGTGGCGGCGGGTCGGATCACACGAACTTCGCTGGTGTGGCGCGCCGGCATGGCGGGCTGGGCCGCCGCGGAAACGGTTCCGGAACTCGCGGCGCTGTTCGCTCCCGTGCCGCCGCCGCTGCCGCCCATGTAA
- a CDS encoding ADP-ribosylglycohydrolase family protein, protein MAHPPDAFVGSMLGLAVGDALGLPLENLSPRRGVKLFPHLHRHQFFFGRGLFSDDTEHACLTGQALLRSGGDADTFRRDLARRLRWWAAGLPAGTGRATIRACTKLWLGWSSERSGVHSAGNGPAMRSPLLGVAFGPDRERLKSFVRASTRITHTDPKAECGALAVAWAAHRAAETREARPPEPGQFLSELRELLAGERAAGTLLDSLSAAESDLRAGRPTEEYARTIGLSRGVSGYMYHTVPVALYAWLRYPDDFRTAVSSAIRCGGDTDTVAAITGALVGARVGKGGLPPEWLAGVIDWPRSVKWVEALAARVAKGDWLTAPQPAQRLAVWALPARNTAFFGWVLAHAARRLLPPY, encoded by the coding sequence ATGGCCCACCCGCCCGACGCATTTGTGGGTTCGATGCTCGGGCTCGCCGTGGGCGACGCTCTCGGGCTGCCGCTGGAAAATCTGTCCCCGCGCCGCGGGGTGAAGCTCTTTCCACACCTTCACCGGCATCAATTCTTCTTCGGGCGCGGGCTGTTCTCGGACGACACCGAACACGCCTGCCTCACCGGACAGGCGCTTCTGCGGTCCGGCGGCGACGCGGATACGTTCCGGCGCGACCTCGCCCGCCGGCTCCGCTGGTGGGCCGCCGGGCTTCCGGCGGGAACGGGCCGCGCGACGATCCGGGCCTGTACGAAACTCTGGCTGGGCTGGTCGTCGGAACGAAGTGGGGTTCACTCGGCGGGCAACGGACCTGCGATGCGGTCGCCACTTCTCGGGGTCGCATTCGGCCCGGATCGCGAGCGCCTCAAATCATTCGTGCGCGCTTCAACGCGCATCACCCACACCGATCCAAAAGCCGAATGCGGCGCGCTGGCGGTCGCTTGGGCCGCGCACCGGGCGGCGGAAACGCGAGAGGCACGCCCGCCGGAACCAGGGCAATTCCTGTCGGAACTGCGTGAGCTGCTCGCGGGCGAACGCGCCGCCGGGACGTTGCTGGATTCTCTCAGCGCCGCCGAAAGCGATTTGCGGGCCGGTCGCCCGACGGAGGAATACGCCCGAACCATCGGGTTGTCACGCGGCGTTAGCGGGTACATGTACCACACGGTTCCGGTGGCGCTGTACGCGTGGCTCCGCTACCCGGACGATTTCCGCACGGCGGTGTCGTCGGCGATCCGTTGCGGCGGCGATACGGACACCGTTGCGGCGATTACCGGCGCGCTGGTTGGAGCGCGGGTGGGGAAGGGCGGTCTTCCGCCCGAGTGGCTCGCGGGCGTGATCGACTGGCCGCGCTCGGTGAAGTGGGTGGAAGCACTCGCGGCGCGCGTCGCGAAGGGAGACTGGCTGACCGCCCCGCAACCGGCGCAGCGGTTGGCGGTGTGGGCACTGCCGGCACGGAACACGGCGTTCTTCGGCTGGGTGCTGGCCCACGCCGCCCGCCGGCTGCTGCCGCCGTATTGA
- the tatC gene encoding twin-arginine translocase subunit TatC — MPTNALQKFTKKYDEYPDDIFADTRMSLGDHIEELRYRMLNAIKCLLAFMVIGFMLDFVGWTIGNRNLGIGMPMLDVITEPVKQQTRDFYYRKALKDADAKLAQLTDSPPEEIARIRQKLKDNENSLEALNADERLKLLGAPEEMPVFIPTSALEPAFGPRKKEAPDELAVKLRVYPAHITSLSSKGEGLLESKNYLTTLSAQESMVVYFKVSILCGIVLSCPFIFYQFWAFVGAGLYPHEKRYVYLFFGPSVGLFLAGVLLCQFIVLPGTVKALLRFNEILGFDPDIRLNEWLGLALILPLVFGVSFQTPLLMVFLNRIGIFTAQDYLTKWRYACIIIAFFAALLTPTPDVITMLYLFVPMFGLYMGGILVCHMFPGFKPDEDSESDPTDEVAV; from the coding sequence ATGCCCACCAATGCATTGCAGAAATTCACCAAAAAGTACGACGAGTACCCGGACGACATCTTCGCCGACACCCGGATGTCACTCGGTGATCACATTGAAGAACTCCGCTACCGGATGCTGAACGCCATCAAGTGCCTGCTGGCGTTCATGGTCATCGGGTTCATGCTGGACTTCGTTGGCTGGACGATCGGCAACCGCAACCTCGGCATCGGGATGCCGATGCTCGACGTCATTACCGAACCGGTGAAGCAGCAGACCCGCGACTTCTACTACCGCAAGGCGCTCAAAGACGCCGACGCCAAGCTCGCGCAGCTCACCGACTCGCCGCCCGAAGAGATCGCGCGGATCCGTCAGAAACTGAAGGATAATGAGAACAGCCTGGAAGCGCTGAACGCCGACGAGCGGCTCAAATTGCTCGGCGCCCCCGAGGAGATGCCGGTGTTCATCCCGACATCGGCCCTGGAACCCGCGTTCGGGCCGCGCAAGAAGGAGGCGCCGGACGAACTGGCCGTCAAGCTGAGGGTCTACCCGGCGCACATCACCTCGCTGAGTTCAAAGGGCGAAGGGCTTCTGGAAAGCAAGAACTACCTCACCACACTCAGCGCCCAGGAATCGATGGTGGTGTACTTCAAGGTGTCGATCCTGTGCGGCATCGTGCTCTCGTGCCCGTTCATCTTCTACCAGTTCTGGGCGTTCGTGGGGGCCGGGCTGTACCCGCACGAGAAGCGCTACGTGTACCTGTTCTTCGGCCCGAGCGTGGGACTGTTCCTGGCGGGCGTGCTGCTGTGCCAGTTCATCGTGCTGCCGGGAACCGTCAAGGCGCTGCTGCGGTTCAACGAGATCCTCGGGTTCGACCCGGACATCCGGCTCAACGAGTGGCTCGGCTTGGCCCTCATCCTGCCGCTGGTGTTCGGGGTGTCGTTCCAAACCCCTCTGCTGATGGTGTTCCTGAACCGCATCGGGATCTTCACTGCCCAAGACTACCTGACCAAGTGGCGGTACGCGTGCATCATCATCGCGTTCTTCGCGGCGCTGCTCACCCCGACGCCGGACGTGATTACAATGCTCTACCTGTTCGTCCCGATGTTCGGGCTCTACATGGGCGGCATCCTCGTCTGCCACATGTTCCCAGGTTTCAAGCCCGACGAAGATTCGGAGTCCGATCCCACCGACGAGGTGGCGGTCTGA
- the cobA gene encoding uroporphyrinogen-III C-methyltransferase — protein sequence MTTDPAPPLVFLVGAGPGNPGLMTVRGAEVLSRADLVLYDQLVPERLLDLAPAHAVRMCVRDLPGNHPDKYPHIHRTLIETASAGKTVVRLKGGDPLIFGRGGEEAEALRAAGLAYEIVPGVTAALAAGAFLEIPLTHRMHSSAIALVTGHELPNKPGNKLDWKAIAAFPGTLAIYMGIARMPVIAAELLKYGKPADTPAAIVERASTGDQRSAYATLGTLEEVRRQAGLEAPGLIIIGEAVAQRPEHPWFEGRPLFGQRVLVTRPAHQAGGMVRKLEHLGAVVSRLPAVEIRDVDNFASVDRALGQLRHGEWDWLVFTSANGVHALLRRLDTIGRDLRDLGGVKLAAIGPKTAESLREYRLRADVVPDTTFSSEGLAGALKPHVAGQRVLLARANRGRELLRTELAKVATVEQVTVYDQVDVTAPEGAVLDALRRGEIRFVTLPSSSIAKGVLAAFDETINGRVERGEIKLIVISPETGKAVRALGYPVAAEATTFTEDGLIEAVLALARQK from the coding sequence ATGACCACCGATCCCGCGCCCCCGCTCGTTTTCCTCGTCGGCGCCGGTCCGGGCAATCCGGGCTTGATGACCGTCCGCGGCGCTGAAGTGCTGAGCCGCGCCGACCTCGTCTTATACGACCAACTCGTCCCCGAGCGCCTGCTCGACCTGGCACCGGCGCACGCCGTTCGTATGTGCGTCCGCGACCTGCCCGGGAACCACCCGGACAAGTACCCGCACATCCACAGAACGCTGATCGAGACCGCATCGGCCGGGAAAACTGTCGTCCGGCTCAAGGGGGGCGACCCGCTCATCTTCGGCCGCGGCGGTGAAGAAGCGGAAGCGCTTCGCGCCGCCGGACTGGCCTACGAGATCGTTCCAGGGGTGACCGCAGCATTGGCAGCCGGTGCGTTCCTGGAGATCCCGCTCACGCACCGGATGCACTCGAGCGCGATCGCGCTCGTGACCGGCCACGAGTTGCCCAACAAGCCGGGGAACAAGCTCGACTGGAAGGCGATCGCGGCGTTCCCCGGGACGCTCGCGATTTACATGGGCATCGCGCGGATGCCGGTGATCGCCGCGGAGCTGCTCAAATACGGGAAACCGGCCGACACGCCGGCCGCCATCGTCGAGCGGGCATCGACCGGCGATCAGCGGTCCGCCTACGCCACGCTCGGCACCCTCGAAGAGGTCCGCCGTCAGGCGGGGCTCGAGGCCCCGGGGCTCATCATCATCGGCGAGGCCGTGGCGCAGCGGCCCGAGCACCCGTGGTTCGAGGGGCGCCCGCTGTTCGGTCAGCGCGTCCTGGTCACCCGCCCGGCTCATCAGGCCGGAGGGATGGTTCGCAAGCTCGAACACCTCGGCGCGGTGGTGTCGCGCCTGCCCGCGGTCGAAATCCGCGATGTGGACAACTTCGCGTCAGTGGACCGGGCGCTCGGTCAACTCCGACACGGCGAATGGGACTGGTTGGTTTTCACCAGCGCAAACGGGGTCCACGCCCTGCTCCGTCGCCTCGACACCATCGGCCGCGACCTCCGCGATTTGGGCGGTGTGAAACTGGCGGCCATCGGCCCGAAGACCGCAGAATCGCTCCGCGAGTACCGACTCCGTGCCGACGTGGTGCCGGACACCACGTTCTCGTCCGAAGGACTGGCGGGGGCGTTGAAACCGCACGTCGCTGGCCAGCGGGTGCTGCTCGCTCGCGCGAACCGCGGTCGCGAACTGCTCCGCACGGAGCTGGCGAAAGTTGCGACAGTCGAACAGGTTACGGTGTACGATCAGGTCGATGTCACCGCCCCGGAAGGGGCCGTCCTCGACGCGCTCCGGCGCGGGGAGATTCGGTTCGTAACACTGCCGAGTTCGAGCATCGCCAAAGGTGTGTTGGCTGCGTTTGACGAGACGATCAACGGCCGGGTCGAGCGCGGGGAAATTAAGCTGATCGTTATCAGCCCTGAAACCGGAAAGGCGGTCCGCGCACTCGGATACCCGGTCGCAGCCGAAGCCACGACGTTCACCGAGGACGGGCTGATTGAGGCTGTTCTGGCGCTCGCGCGCCAGAAATGA
- a CDS encoding DUF1559 domain-containing protein, translated as MSLRSLRSRRGFTLIELLVVIAIIAILIGLLLPAVQKVRSAAARMQSTNNVKQIALSVHSYHDAMSSVPPLADVVAAGKNYASGYYFLLPYLEQSPLYTMGQTNGGVWEGSPNNAGTVKLKMFISPRDPSNPIDVWKESNGGTWGISNYGMNHAIFGVPCSGNTVSKMTLVGITDGTSNTVGFAEQYGKCGLGEPDATSGASPNNYFHKLWAYRTPWRWERGPYFDTRLMSSGMQGTSQGDYSACTPITTSTAAVPQNVPTPAACNPYFVQAMDAAGCVVGMMDGSVRTVPSSVSPTTWVRALWPKDGLVLGDW; from the coding sequence ATGTCTCTCCGGTCGTTGCGCTCACGGCGTGGTTTCACGCTGATTGAGCTGTTGGTGGTTATTGCTATCATTGCGATCCTGATCGGGCTTTTGTTGCCGGCCGTCCAGAAAGTTCGATCTGCTGCGGCCCGGATGCAGAGCACTAACAACGTCAAGCAGATCGCCCTCTCCGTCCACAGCTACCACGACGCGATGTCCTCGGTCCCGCCGCTGGCGGACGTGGTGGCCGCCGGCAAGAACTACGCCTCGGGCTACTACTTCCTGCTGCCTTATCTCGAGCAGTCGCCCCTCTACACCATGGGCCAGACCAACGGCGGCGTGTGGGAAGGGAGCCCGAACAACGCCGGCACGGTGAAGCTCAAGATGTTCATCTCCCCGCGCGACCCCTCGAACCCGATCGATGTCTGGAAGGAATCGAACGGCGGCACGTGGGGGATCTCGAACTACGGGATGAACCACGCCATCTTCGGCGTCCCTTGTAGCGGCAACACCGTGTCCAAGATGACCCTCGTGGGGATCACCGACGGCACCTCGAACACGGTCGGGTTCGCGGAACAGTACGGCAAGTGCGGGCTCGGCGAGCCGGACGCCACCTCGGGCGCGTCCCCGAACAACTACTTCCACAAGCTGTGGGCGTACCGCACCCCGTGGCGCTGGGAGCGCGGGCCGTACTTCGACACCCGCCTGATGAGCAGCGGGATGCAGGGCACGTCGCAGGGGGACTACTCGGCCTGCACCCCGATCACCACCTCGACCGCCGCCGTGCCGCAAAACGTTCCGACCCCGGCCGCGTGTAACCCGTACTTCGTCCAGGCGATGGACGCCGCCGGGTGCGTTGTGGGCATGATGGACGGCAGCGTCCGGACGGTCCCGTCGTCCGTGAGCCCGACGACCTGGGTCCGGGCGCTGTGGCCCAAGGACGGCTTGGTCCTGGGCGACTGGTAA